One segment of Macrobrachium rosenbergii isolate ZJJX-2024 chromosome 25, ASM4041242v1, whole genome shotgun sequence DNA contains the following:
- the LOC136852551 gene encoding MPN domain-containing protein CG4751-like isoform X4, translated as MTDSDSDGPHEQEIVEFELIGNRHPNHDMNTMVELSSFQSLGRMQPFNVTMSSSAMAVVDVHAHLSTSEVVGYLAGQWDVTNHNLIVSHALPVRCRLGDGEKGSSVEKNLYDEMEKLNLSLVGWYHTHPFSPPLPTLRDIDSQLEYEMKMKGSNDASYTPCIGLIVSPYVRGGGQGATTSGFWVMPPPEHKPQEYGRPMSIQFTIVQDAFIPRDALVHVHKCVRYYKDSPDSVIFTDIFQDRYTYWDKLKTAIKMCVPKDHYGPLVEYLAKLLELKNFVNEANIPPPSLPPPPKPKTPLSNVKPPDSPEVVPLDDDVSSTSAPAAAELLSEAVNEERIQTISPPNSVCTVDSASEPPGRVGDTSPPTVQQMEVTYNPEHEKSPREESPQNTPEPEPKPEFQPITYREQSPPPYQPPPYQSQFHPPPYQPPQDDTPYQEQNHKLTQQNDYYVEDYRSKSQEKLSDYDQDEISEEPLEYTEPPPDYHQQHFTISSSTYEPSSSEPYVPEDPKPSVLSEESTGGNIDPEDEPEVVSEYPESIPNDRWTQRLSESMQQSSHQSHSLHQQSSHQLSHQLHQQSQPHQQSQSLQLHQQQQSHPIHQQQPSQQRHQQLQSQDLLQQQSQDSHTPSHSQHMHQQPQSQPQSLHQQSQPIQHHQQTQPLQLHQQSQSLQLQSQPLQLLQSSQIHQPSQSQQLHQHHQDDIQAMDIDAQISQSQNI; from the exons ATGACAGATAGTGACAGCGATGGACCTCATGAGCAGGAGATTGTGGAGTTTGAACTTATTGGTAATCGACATCCAAATCA TGATATGAACACCATGGTTGAGTTGTCAAGCTTCCAGTCCTTGGGGAGAATGCAGCCATTTAACGTTACCATGTCATCATCTGCCATGGCTGTTGTAGATGTTCATGCCCATCTTTCTACATCAGAAGTAGTTGGCTATCTAGCTGGGCAGTGGGACGTTACTAATCACA ATTTGATAGTGTCTCATGCCTTACCAGTAAGATGTCGCCTTGGTGATGGTGAGAAGGGTAGCAGTGTGGAAAAGAATCTTTATGATGAAATGGAAAAGCTAAATCTCTCTTTGGTTGGATG GTATCATACTCATCCATTTTCTCCACCATTGCCAACCTTACGAGATATTGACTCTCAGTTAGAAtatgagatgaaaatgaaaggcAGCAATGATGCTAGTTACACACCTTGCATTGGCCTTATTGTTT CTCCTTATGTTCGAGGGGGAGGACAAGGTGCTACAACAAGTGGATTTTGGGTGATGCCGCCCCCTGAACACAAGCCACAAGAATATGGTCGACCAATGAGCATTCAGTTTACCATTGTTCAAGATGCTTTTATTCCAAGGGATGCATTAGTTCATGTG CATAAATGTGTGCGGTACTACAAGGATTCCCCTGACAGCGTCATTTTCACCGATATATTCCAAGATCGATATACATACTGGGATAAACTGAAG acgGCTATTAAGATGTGTGTTCCAAAAGATCACTATGGACCATTAGTAGAATATCTAGCCAAGCTTTTGGAGTTGAAGAACTTTGTGAATGAAGCTAACATACCCCCACCATCCCTACCACCACCTCCAAAGCCAAAAACACCATTATCTAACGTGAAACCACCAGACTCTCCAGAAGTCGTTCCACTTGACGATGATGTGTCCAGCACTTCAGCACCAGCAGCTGCAGAATTGCTCTCAGAAGCAGTGAATGAAGAACGTATTCAAACTATATCACCTCCAAATAGTGTATGTACTGTAGACTCAGCTTCTGAACCACCAGGAAGAGTTGGGGATACAAGCCCTCCTACAGTCCAGCAGATGGAGGTAACGTACAATCCAGAACATGAAAAGTCTCCTAGGGAAGAATCTCCACAAAATACTCCAGAGCCAGAACCAAAGCCAGAATTCCAGCCAATCACCTACCGTGAGCAGAGCCCACCTCCTTACCAGCCACCACCATATCAGTCACAGTTTCATCCACCACCATATCAGCCTCCACAGGATGATACACCATATCAGGAACAGAACCATAAACTGACTCAGCAAAATGATTATTATGTAGAAGATTACAGATCAAAATCGcaagaaaaattatcagattATGATCAAGATGAAATTTCTGAGGAACCTCTTGAATACACAGAACCTCCACCAGATTATCACCAGCAACACTTCACCATAAGCTCCTCAACATATGAGCCATCAAGCTCGGAACCATATGTGCCAGAAGATCCAAAGCCTTCAGTTTTATCAGAGGAAAGTACTGGTGGCAATATAGACCCAGAGGATGAACCAGAAGTAGTCTCAGAATATCCTGAAAGCATTCCTAATGACCGATGGACACAAAGGCTGAGTGAAAGTATGCAACAGTCATCACATCAGTCTCATTCTTTACATCAGCAGTCTTCTCATCAGTTATCACATCAATTACATCAGCAGTCTCAGCCTCATCagcaatcacagtctcttcagttaCATCAGCAGCAACAATCTCACCCAATACATCAGCAGCAACCATCTCAGCAGCGTCATCAGCAGTTGCAGTCCCAGGACCTATTGCAACAACAATCCCAAGATTCGCATACACCTTCTCACTCTCAACATATGCATCAACAGCCCCAGTCACAACCTCAGTCATTGCATCAACAGTCACAGCCCATCCAACATCATCAACAGACGCAGCCCCTACAATTGCATCAGCAGTCACAGTCTTTACAGCTGCAATCTCAACCTTTACAGTTGCTGCAAAGTTCACAAATACATCAACCATCACAATCCCAACAGTTACATCAACATCATCAAGATGACATACAAGCAATGGATATAGATGCGCAGATTTCTCAGTCacagaacatttaa
- the LOC136852551 gene encoding MPN domain-containing protein CG4751-like isoform X2: protein MSGETSAAPPEEIQIDDEVEEIEDDEEEEEVEEEDDDVEEEEEEEEIEAVTHGRSTGRGLTLKTLLKEGVLQPGEGTMTINYLGNKFKGDLLPDGRIRSQETNKIFGTPSAWAIYCKKIVNPDKKSGCGWASVRYRGKKLDSYKNNWYRQKRLEFEREGEALDEEEMTDSDSDGPHEQEIVEFELIGNRHPNHDMNTMVELSSFQSLGRMQPFNVTMSSSAMAVVDVHAHLSTSEVVGYLAGQWDVTNHNLIVSHALPVRCRLGDGEKGSSVEKNLYDEMEKLNLSLVGWYHTHPFSPPLPTLRDIDSQLEYEMKMKGSNDASYTPCIGLIVSPYVRGGGQGATTSGFWVMPPPEHKPQEYGRPMSIQFTIVQDAFIPRDALVHVHKCVRYYKDSPDSVIFTDIFQDRYTYWDKLKTAIKMCVPKDHYGPLVEYLAKLLELKNFVNEANIPPPSLPPPPKPKTPLSNVKPPDSPEVVPLDDDVSSTSAPAAAELLSEAVNEERIQTISPPNSVCTVDSASEPPGRVGDTSPPTVQQMEVTYNPEHEKSPREESPQNTPEPEPKPEFQPITYREQSPPPYQPPPYQSQFHPPPYQPPQDDTPYQEQNHKLTQQNDYYVEDYRSKSQEKLSDYDQDEISEEPLEYTEPPPDYHQQHFTISSSTYEPSSSEPYVPEDPKPSVLSEESTGGNIDPEDEPEVVSEYPESIPNDRWTQRLSESMQQSSHQSHSLHQQSSHQLSHQLHQQSQPHQQSQSLQLHQQQQSHPIHQQQPSQQRHQQLQSQDLLQQQSQDSHTPSHSQHMHQQPQSQPQSLHQQSQPIQHHQQTQPLQLHQQSQSLQLQSQPLQLLQSSQIHQPSQSQQLHQHHQDDIQAMDIDAQISQSQNI from the exons ATGTCAGGTGAGACATCTGCTGCTCCTCCAGAAGAAATCCAGATAGATGATGAAGTGGAAGAGattgaagatgacgaagaagaagaggaggtagaggaggaagatgatgatgtggaagaggaggaagaggaagaagaaattgaggcTGTAACGCATGGGAGAAGTACTGGTCGAGGCTTAACCTTAAAAACCCTGTTGAAAGAAGGGGTGCTCCAACCAGGAGAGGGTACGATGACCATCAACTATCTG GGAAATAAGTTCAAGGGTGATCTGCTGCCTGATGGGAGAATTCGATCACAAGAAACTAACAAGATTTTCGGTACTCCAAGTGCTTGGGccatttattgtaagaaaattgtTAATCCAGACAAGAAATCAGGTTGTGGATGGGCTTCA GTTCGGTATAGAGGAAAAAAGTTGGACTCCTACAAGAATAACTGGTACAGACAAAAAAGGCTTGAATTTGAACGAGAAGGGGAAGCTTTGG ATGAAGAAGAGATGACAGATAGTGACAGCGATGGACCTCATGAGCAGGAGATTGTGGAGTTTGAACTTATTGGTAATCGACATCCAAATCA TGATATGAACACCATGGTTGAGTTGTCAAGCTTCCAGTCCTTGGGGAGAATGCAGCCATTTAACGTTACCATGTCATCATCTGCCATGGCTGTTGTAGATGTTCATGCCCATCTTTCTACATCAGAAGTAGTTGGCTATCTAGCTGGGCAGTGGGACGTTACTAATCACA ATTTGATAGTGTCTCATGCCTTACCAGTAAGATGTCGCCTTGGTGATGGTGAGAAGGGTAGCAGTGTGGAAAAGAATCTTTATGATGAAATGGAAAAGCTAAATCTCTCTTTGGTTGGATG GTATCATACTCATCCATTTTCTCCACCATTGCCAACCTTACGAGATATTGACTCTCAGTTAGAAtatgagatgaaaatgaaaggcAGCAATGATGCTAGTTACACACCTTGCATTGGCCTTATTGTTT CTCCTTATGTTCGAGGGGGAGGACAAGGTGCTACAACAAGTGGATTTTGGGTGATGCCGCCCCCTGAACACAAGCCACAAGAATATGGTCGACCAATGAGCATTCAGTTTACCATTGTTCAAGATGCTTTTATTCCAAGGGATGCATTAGTTCATGTG CATAAATGTGTGCGGTACTACAAGGATTCCCCTGACAGCGTCATTTTCACCGATATATTCCAAGATCGATATACATACTGGGATAAACTGAAG acgGCTATTAAGATGTGTGTTCCAAAAGATCACTATGGACCATTAGTAGAATATCTAGCCAAGCTTTTGGAGTTGAAGAACTTTGTGAATGAAGCTAACATACCCCCACCATCCCTACCACCACCTCCAAAGCCAAAAACACCATTATCTAACGTGAAACCACCAGACTCTCCAGAAGTCGTTCCACTTGACGATGATGTGTCCAGCACTTCAGCACCAGCAGCTGCAGAATTGCTCTCAGAAGCAGTGAATGAAGAACGTATTCAAACTATATCACCTCCAAATAGTGTATGTACTGTAGACTCAGCTTCTGAACCACCAGGAAGAGTTGGGGATACAAGCCCTCCTACAGTCCAGCAGATGGAGGTAACGTACAATCCAGAACATGAAAAGTCTCCTAGGGAAGAATCTCCACAAAATACTCCAGAGCCAGAACCAAAGCCAGAATTCCAGCCAATCACCTACCGTGAGCAGAGCCCACCTCCTTACCAGCCACCACCATATCAGTCACAGTTTCATCCACCACCATATCAGCCTCCACAGGATGATACACCATATCAGGAACAGAACCATAAACTGACTCAGCAAAATGATTATTATGTAGAAGATTACAGATCAAAATCGcaagaaaaattatcagattATGATCAAGATGAAATTTCTGAGGAACCTCTTGAATACACAGAACCTCCACCAGATTATCACCAGCAACACTTCACCATAAGCTCCTCAACATATGAGCCATCAAGCTCGGAACCATATGTGCCAGAAGATCCAAAGCCTTCAGTTTTATCAGAGGAAAGTACTGGTGGCAATATAGACCCAGAGGATGAACCAGAAGTAGTCTCAGAATATCCTGAAAGCATTCCTAATGACCGATGGACACAAAGGCTGAGTGAAAGTATGCAACAGTCATCACATCAGTCTCATTCTTTACATCAGCAGTCTTCTCATCAGTTATCACATCAATTACATCAGCAGTCTCAGCCTCATCagcaatcacagtctcttcagttaCATCAGCAGCAACAATCTCACCCAATACATCAGCAGCAACCATCTCAGCAGCGTCATCAGCAGTTGCAGTCCCAGGACCTATTGCAACAACAATCCCAAGATTCGCATACACCTTCTCACTCTCAACATATGCATCAACAGCCCCAGTCACAACCTCAGTCATTGCATCAACAGTCACAGCCCATCCAACATCATCAACAGACGCAGCCCCTACAATTGCATCAGCAGTCACAGTCTTTACAGCTGCAATCTCAACCTTTACAGTTGCTGCAAAGTTCACAAATACATCAACCATCACAATCCCAACAGTTACATCAACATCATCAAGATGACATACAAGCAATGGATATAGATGCGCAGATTTCTCAGTCacagaacatttaa
- the LOC136852551 gene encoding MPN domain-containing protein CG4751-like isoform X1, with protein sequence MSGETSAAPPEEIQIDDEVEEIEDDEEEEEVEEEDDDVEEEEEEEEIEAVTHGRSTGRGLTLKTLLKEGVLQPGEGTMTINYLGNKFKGDLLPDGRIRSQETNKIFGTPSAWAIYCKKIVNPDKKSGCGWASVRYRGKKLDSYKNNWYRQKRLEFEREGEALGEKFDEEEMTDSDSDGPHEQEIVEFELIGNRHPNHDMNTMVELSSFQSLGRMQPFNVTMSSSAMAVVDVHAHLSTSEVVGYLAGQWDVTNHNLIVSHALPVRCRLGDGEKGSSVEKNLYDEMEKLNLSLVGWYHTHPFSPPLPTLRDIDSQLEYEMKMKGSNDASYTPCIGLIVSPYVRGGGQGATTSGFWVMPPPEHKPQEYGRPMSIQFTIVQDAFIPRDALVHVHKCVRYYKDSPDSVIFTDIFQDRYTYWDKLKTAIKMCVPKDHYGPLVEYLAKLLELKNFVNEANIPPPSLPPPPKPKTPLSNVKPPDSPEVVPLDDDVSSTSAPAAAELLSEAVNEERIQTISPPNSVCTVDSASEPPGRVGDTSPPTVQQMEVTYNPEHEKSPREESPQNTPEPEPKPEFQPITYREQSPPPYQPPPYQSQFHPPPYQPPQDDTPYQEQNHKLTQQNDYYVEDYRSKSQEKLSDYDQDEISEEPLEYTEPPPDYHQQHFTISSSTYEPSSSEPYVPEDPKPSVLSEESTGGNIDPEDEPEVVSEYPESIPNDRWTQRLSESMQQSSHQSHSLHQQSSHQLSHQLHQQSQPHQQSQSLQLHQQQQSHPIHQQQPSQQRHQQLQSQDLLQQQSQDSHTPSHSQHMHQQPQSQPQSLHQQSQPIQHHQQTQPLQLHQQSQSLQLQSQPLQLLQSSQIHQPSQSQQLHQHHQDDIQAMDIDAQISQSQNI encoded by the exons ATGTCAGGTGAGACATCTGCTGCTCCTCCAGAAGAAATCCAGATAGATGATGAAGTGGAAGAGattgaagatgacgaagaagaagaggaggtagaggaggaagatgatgatgtggaagaggaggaagaggaagaagaaattgaggcTGTAACGCATGGGAGAAGTACTGGTCGAGGCTTAACCTTAAAAACCCTGTTGAAAGAAGGGGTGCTCCAACCAGGAGAGGGTACGATGACCATCAACTATCTG GGAAATAAGTTCAAGGGTGATCTGCTGCCTGATGGGAGAATTCGATCACAAGAAACTAACAAGATTTTCGGTACTCCAAGTGCTTGGGccatttattgtaagaaaattgtTAATCCAGACAAGAAATCAGGTTGTGGATGGGCTTCA GTTCGGTATAGAGGAAAAAAGTTGGACTCCTACAAGAATAACTGGTACAGACAAAAAAGGCTTGAATTTGAACGAGAAGGGGAAGCTTTGGGTGAGAAATTTG ATGAAGAAGAGATGACAGATAGTGACAGCGATGGACCTCATGAGCAGGAGATTGTGGAGTTTGAACTTATTGGTAATCGACATCCAAATCA TGATATGAACACCATGGTTGAGTTGTCAAGCTTCCAGTCCTTGGGGAGAATGCAGCCATTTAACGTTACCATGTCATCATCTGCCATGGCTGTTGTAGATGTTCATGCCCATCTTTCTACATCAGAAGTAGTTGGCTATCTAGCTGGGCAGTGGGACGTTACTAATCACA ATTTGATAGTGTCTCATGCCTTACCAGTAAGATGTCGCCTTGGTGATGGTGAGAAGGGTAGCAGTGTGGAAAAGAATCTTTATGATGAAATGGAAAAGCTAAATCTCTCTTTGGTTGGATG GTATCATACTCATCCATTTTCTCCACCATTGCCAACCTTACGAGATATTGACTCTCAGTTAGAAtatgagatgaaaatgaaaggcAGCAATGATGCTAGTTACACACCTTGCATTGGCCTTATTGTTT CTCCTTATGTTCGAGGGGGAGGACAAGGTGCTACAACAAGTGGATTTTGGGTGATGCCGCCCCCTGAACACAAGCCACAAGAATATGGTCGACCAATGAGCATTCAGTTTACCATTGTTCAAGATGCTTTTATTCCAAGGGATGCATTAGTTCATGTG CATAAATGTGTGCGGTACTACAAGGATTCCCCTGACAGCGTCATTTTCACCGATATATTCCAAGATCGATATACATACTGGGATAAACTGAAG acgGCTATTAAGATGTGTGTTCCAAAAGATCACTATGGACCATTAGTAGAATATCTAGCCAAGCTTTTGGAGTTGAAGAACTTTGTGAATGAAGCTAACATACCCCCACCATCCCTACCACCACCTCCAAAGCCAAAAACACCATTATCTAACGTGAAACCACCAGACTCTCCAGAAGTCGTTCCACTTGACGATGATGTGTCCAGCACTTCAGCACCAGCAGCTGCAGAATTGCTCTCAGAAGCAGTGAATGAAGAACGTATTCAAACTATATCACCTCCAAATAGTGTATGTACTGTAGACTCAGCTTCTGAACCACCAGGAAGAGTTGGGGATACAAGCCCTCCTACAGTCCAGCAGATGGAGGTAACGTACAATCCAGAACATGAAAAGTCTCCTAGGGAAGAATCTCCACAAAATACTCCAGAGCCAGAACCAAAGCCAGAATTCCAGCCAATCACCTACCGTGAGCAGAGCCCACCTCCTTACCAGCCACCACCATATCAGTCACAGTTTCATCCACCACCATATCAGCCTCCACAGGATGATACACCATATCAGGAACAGAACCATAAACTGACTCAGCAAAATGATTATTATGTAGAAGATTACAGATCAAAATCGcaagaaaaattatcagattATGATCAAGATGAAATTTCTGAGGAACCTCTTGAATACACAGAACCTCCACCAGATTATCACCAGCAACACTTCACCATAAGCTCCTCAACATATGAGCCATCAAGCTCGGAACCATATGTGCCAGAAGATCCAAAGCCTTCAGTTTTATCAGAGGAAAGTACTGGTGGCAATATAGACCCAGAGGATGAACCAGAAGTAGTCTCAGAATATCCTGAAAGCATTCCTAATGACCGATGGACACAAAGGCTGAGTGAAAGTATGCAACAGTCATCACATCAGTCTCATTCTTTACATCAGCAGTCTTCTCATCAGTTATCACATCAATTACATCAGCAGTCTCAGCCTCATCagcaatcacagtctcttcagttaCATCAGCAGCAACAATCTCACCCAATACATCAGCAGCAACCATCTCAGCAGCGTCATCAGCAGTTGCAGTCCCAGGACCTATTGCAACAACAATCCCAAGATTCGCATACACCTTCTCACTCTCAACATATGCATCAACAGCCCCAGTCACAACCTCAGTCATTGCATCAACAGTCACAGCCCATCCAACATCATCAACAGACGCAGCCCCTACAATTGCATCAGCAGTCACAGTCTTTACAGCTGCAATCTCAACCTTTACAGTTGCTGCAAAGTTCACAAATACATCAACCATCACAATCCCAACAGTTACATCAACATCATCAAGATGACATACAAGCAATGGATATAGATGCGCAGATTTCTCAGTCacagaacatttaa
- the LOC136852551 gene encoding MPN domain-containing protein CG4751-like isoform X3 → MFSNMHNISMLACKQSFYGVGFLHVTYCVLRVYVKFVLRVFAVLIYIYKGNKFKGDLLPDGRIRSQETNKIFGTPSAWAIYCKKIVNPDKKSGCGWASVRYRGKKLDSYKNNWYRQKRLEFEREGEALGEKFDEEEMTDSDSDGPHEQEIVEFELIGNRHPNHDMNTMVELSSFQSLGRMQPFNVTMSSSAMAVVDVHAHLSTSEVVGYLAGQWDVTNHNLIVSHALPVRCRLGDGEKGSSVEKNLYDEMEKLNLSLVGWYHTHPFSPPLPTLRDIDSQLEYEMKMKGSNDASYTPCIGLIVSPYVRGGGQGATTSGFWVMPPPEHKPQEYGRPMSIQFTIVQDAFIPRDALVHVHKCVRYYKDSPDSVIFTDIFQDRYTYWDKLKTAIKMCVPKDHYGPLVEYLAKLLELKNFVNEANIPPPSLPPPPKPKTPLSNVKPPDSPEVVPLDDDVSSTSAPAAAELLSEAVNEERIQTISPPNSVCTVDSASEPPGRVGDTSPPTVQQMEVTYNPEHEKSPREESPQNTPEPEPKPEFQPITYREQSPPPYQPPPYQSQFHPPPYQPPQDDTPYQEQNHKLTQQNDYYVEDYRSKSQEKLSDYDQDEISEEPLEYTEPPPDYHQQHFTISSSTYEPSSSEPYVPEDPKPSVLSEESTGGNIDPEDEPEVVSEYPESIPNDRWTQRLSESMQQSSHQSHSLHQQSSHQLSHQLHQQSQPHQQSQSLQLHQQQQSHPIHQQQPSQQRHQQLQSQDLLQQQSQDSHTPSHSQHMHQQPQSQPQSLHQQSQPIQHHQQTQPLQLHQQSQSLQLQSQPLQLLQSSQIHQPSQSQQLHQHHQDDIQAMDIDAQISQSQNI, encoded by the exons GGAAATAAGTTCAAGGGTGATCTGCTGCCTGATGGGAGAATTCGATCACAAGAAACTAACAAGATTTTCGGTACTCCAAGTGCTTGGGccatttattgtaagaaaattgtTAATCCAGACAAGAAATCAGGTTGTGGATGGGCTTCA GTTCGGTATAGAGGAAAAAAGTTGGACTCCTACAAGAATAACTGGTACAGACAAAAAAGGCTTGAATTTGAACGAGAAGGGGAAGCTTTGGGTGAGAAATTTG ATGAAGAAGAGATGACAGATAGTGACAGCGATGGACCTCATGAGCAGGAGATTGTGGAGTTTGAACTTATTGGTAATCGACATCCAAATCA TGATATGAACACCATGGTTGAGTTGTCAAGCTTCCAGTCCTTGGGGAGAATGCAGCCATTTAACGTTACCATGTCATCATCTGCCATGGCTGTTGTAGATGTTCATGCCCATCTTTCTACATCAGAAGTAGTTGGCTATCTAGCTGGGCAGTGGGACGTTACTAATCACA ATTTGATAGTGTCTCATGCCTTACCAGTAAGATGTCGCCTTGGTGATGGTGAGAAGGGTAGCAGTGTGGAAAAGAATCTTTATGATGAAATGGAAAAGCTAAATCTCTCTTTGGTTGGATG GTATCATACTCATCCATTTTCTCCACCATTGCCAACCTTACGAGATATTGACTCTCAGTTAGAAtatgagatgaaaatgaaaggcAGCAATGATGCTAGTTACACACCTTGCATTGGCCTTATTGTTT CTCCTTATGTTCGAGGGGGAGGACAAGGTGCTACAACAAGTGGATTTTGGGTGATGCCGCCCCCTGAACACAAGCCACAAGAATATGGTCGACCAATGAGCATTCAGTTTACCATTGTTCAAGATGCTTTTATTCCAAGGGATGCATTAGTTCATGTG CATAAATGTGTGCGGTACTACAAGGATTCCCCTGACAGCGTCATTTTCACCGATATATTCCAAGATCGATATACATACTGGGATAAACTGAAG acgGCTATTAAGATGTGTGTTCCAAAAGATCACTATGGACCATTAGTAGAATATCTAGCCAAGCTTTTGGAGTTGAAGAACTTTGTGAATGAAGCTAACATACCCCCACCATCCCTACCACCACCTCCAAAGCCAAAAACACCATTATCTAACGTGAAACCACCAGACTCTCCAGAAGTCGTTCCACTTGACGATGATGTGTCCAGCACTTCAGCACCAGCAGCTGCAGAATTGCTCTCAGAAGCAGTGAATGAAGAACGTATTCAAACTATATCACCTCCAAATAGTGTATGTACTGTAGACTCAGCTTCTGAACCACCAGGAAGAGTTGGGGATACAAGCCCTCCTACAGTCCAGCAGATGGAGGTAACGTACAATCCAGAACATGAAAAGTCTCCTAGGGAAGAATCTCCACAAAATACTCCAGAGCCAGAACCAAAGCCAGAATTCCAGCCAATCACCTACCGTGAGCAGAGCCCACCTCCTTACCAGCCACCACCATATCAGTCACAGTTTCATCCACCACCATATCAGCCTCCACAGGATGATACACCATATCAGGAACAGAACCATAAACTGACTCAGCAAAATGATTATTATGTAGAAGATTACAGATCAAAATCGcaagaaaaattatcagattATGATCAAGATGAAATTTCTGAGGAACCTCTTGAATACACAGAACCTCCACCAGATTATCACCAGCAACACTTCACCATAAGCTCCTCAACATATGAGCCATCAAGCTCGGAACCATATGTGCCAGAAGATCCAAAGCCTTCAGTTTTATCAGAGGAAAGTACTGGTGGCAATATAGACCCAGAGGATGAACCAGAAGTAGTCTCAGAATATCCTGAAAGCATTCCTAATGACCGATGGACACAAAGGCTGAGTGAAAGTATGCAACAGTCATCACATCAGTCTCATTCTTTACATCAGCAGTCTTCTCATCAGTTATCACATCAATTACATCAGCAGTCTCAGCCTCATCagcaatcacagtctcttcagttaCATCAGCAGCAACAATCTCACCCAATACATCAGCAGCAACCATCTCAGCAGCGTCATCAGCAGTTGCAGTCCCAGGACCTATTGCAACAACAATCCCAAGATTCGCATACACCTTCTCACTCTCAACATATGCATCAACAGCCCCAGTCACAACCTCAGTCATTGCATCAACAGTCACAGCCCATCCAACATCATCAACAGACGCAGCCCCTACAATTGCATCAGCAGTCACAGTCTTTACAGCTGCAATCTCAACCTTTACAGTTGCTGCAAAGTTCACAAATACATCAACCATCACAATCCCAACAGTTACATCAACATCATCAAGATGACATACAAGCAATGGATATAGATGCGCAGATTTCTCAGTCacagaacatttaa